A section of the Balearica regulorum gibbericeps isolate bBalReg1 chromosome 6, bBalReg1.pri, whole genome shotgun sequence genome encodes:
- the ASDURF gene encoding ASDURF protein, producing MSGRPPRQEEGESAKLRHKEELSRRIKEQKVVVDELSNLKKNRKVYRQQPNSNIFFLVDRTETLSQCKNTLDELKKAHQEMENSEKTKIKK from the exons ATGTCGGGCCGCCCGCCgcggcaggaggagggggagagcgCGAAGCTGCGCCACAAGGAGGAGCTGAGCCGGAGG ATTAAAGAGCAGAAGGTTGTAGTTGATGAGCTTTCTAATTTGAAGAAGAACCGT aaagttTATAGGCAGCAACCTAATAGCAACATATTCTTCCTTGTAGACCGAACAGAAACATTATCTCAATGCAAAA ATACATTAGATGAATTAAAGAAGGCACATCAGGAGatggaaaattcagaaaagactAAAATCAAGAAGTAG
- the ASNSD1 gene encoding asparagine synthetase domain-containing protein 1, translating into MCGICCIVTLCSQHAIRDFFNEDILCCLRRRGPDSSQQLIKTASDLSYECLFSGHVLHLRGPMTPQPLQDANNNIFLWNGEIFNGVHVGDVENDTEVMFHHLALCSTEVDILSLFSSLQGPWSFIYYQASRHSLWFGRDYFGRRSLLWQFSNEVESAFCLTSVSVYSESGNQWQEVPASGIFKIDLKAYATTKSLSLILFPWKYSCTEKAVEEIFNNVLDQVSKDLPNHIPLVMNESKLCLRAPVIPLNKTISEASGQCPGTNISNVIHMVSVETLQGFLAEEHKKKIVHQFIDVLSEAVKRRVLSLFRDEDQKTREIPSMSNRKAHVAVLFSGGIDSMVIAALADKHVPLEEPIDLLNVAFMIKEEAKQKSTTKKHSNQQVQFDLLCPQESYKDLDPKTGAHLSCFDVPDRITGRAGLKELEAINPSRTWNFVEINVVLEELKKMRRQCINHLIYPLDTVLDDSIGCAIWFASRGEGFISNQGELKPYKSPAKVVLTGIGADEQLAGYSRHRVCFKKHGLEGLNKELEMELDRISSRNLGRDDRIIGDHGKEARFPFLDEDVVSFLNSLPISEKADLTLPRGIGEKLILRLAAKELGLTASTILPKRAVQFGSRIAKLESSSEKASDTCSRLKLF; encoded by the exons ATGTGTGGTATCTGTTGCATTGTTACCTTGTGTAGCCAGCATGCTATTCGTGATTTCTTTAATGAAGACATACTCTGCTGTCTTAGAAGAAGAGGACCAGACAGTAGCCAGCAGTTGATAAAAACTGCATCTGATCTCTCTTACGAATGTCTGTTTTCTGGCCACGTACTTCACTTGAGGGGACCGATGACTCCTCAGCCTCTGCAAGATGCcaataacaatatttttctttggaacGGAGAAATTTTCAATGGAGTGCATGTAGGAGATGTAGAGAATGACACTGAAGTAATGTTTCATCATCTTGCACTGTGCAGTACTGAAGTGGACATTTTGTCACTCTTTTCATCACTTCAGGGTCCGTggtcttttatttattatcaagcaTCTAGACACAGTTTATGGTTTGGTAGAGATTATTTTGGTCGTCGTAGTTTGCTTTGGCAATTCAGTAATGAGGTTGAGAGTGCTTTCTGTCTTACATCTGTAAGTGTTTATTCTGAATCAGGTAACCAATGGCAAGAAGTCCCAGCATCTGGAATTTTCAAAATTGATCTCAAAGCTTATGCAACAACTAAGTCTTTGTCTTTGATATTGTTTCCATGGAAGTACAGCTGCACAGAGAAAGCAGTTGAAGAAATATTCAATAATGTTCTGGACCAAGTTTCAAAAGACTTACCAAACCACATACCTCTCGTGATGAATGAATCAAAATTATGTCTCAGAGCACCAGTTATCCccttaaataaaacaatttctgaaGCTTCTGGTCAATGTCCAGGCACTAATATTAGCAATGTTATCCATATGGTTTCTGTAGAAACCCTTCAAGGATTTCTTGCAGaggaacacaagaaaaaaatagtccaTCAATTTATTGATGTTTTAAGTGAAGCGGTGAAGAGACGGGTTTTATCTCTCTTTAGAGATGAAGatcagaaaacaagagaaattcCAAGCATGTCTAATAGGAAAGCACACGTTGCGGTGCTCTTTTCTGGTGGCATTGATTCTATGGTTATTGCAGCCCTTGCTGATAAGCACGTGCCTTTGGAGGAACCAATTGATCTTCTCAATGTAGCTTTCATGATAAAAGAAGAAGCTAAGCAAAAGAGTACCACTAAAAAACATAGCAACCAGCAAGTACAGTTTGATTTGCTTTGTCCTCAAGAAAGTTATAAAGATCTTGATCCTAAAACCGGTGCTCATTTATCTTGCTTTGATGTTCCAGACAGAATCACTGGTAGGGCAGGACTGAAAGAATTAGAAGCCATTAACCCTTCAAGAACCTGGAACTTTGTGGAAATTAATGTTGTACTAGaggaattgaaaaaaatgagacgACAATGCATTAATCACTTAATTTATCCACTGGATACAGTCTTGGATGACAGCATTGGCTGTGCAATTTGGTTTGCTTCCAGAGGAGAGGGTTTTATTAGTAACCAAGGAGAACTGAAACCATATAAAAGTCCTGCAAAG gTTGTGCTTACAGGAATTGGAGCGGATGAACAGCTTGCTGGGTATTCTCGACATCGTGTTTGCTTCAAAAAACATGGCTTGGAGGGTCTGAATAAAGAACTTGAAATGGAGTTAGATCGCATTTCTTCTAGAAATCTTGGTAGAGATGACAGGATTATTGGTGATCACGGAAAAGAAGCCAG GTTTCCTTTTCTTGATGAAGATGTTGTTTCATTCCTCAATTCTCTGCCCATCTCAGAAAAAGCTGACTTGACTTTACCTCGAGGAATTGGTGAGAAATTGATTCTGCGTCTTGCAGCCAAGGAGTTGGGCCTTACAGCCTCGACCATCTTGCCGAAAAGGGCTGTACAGTTTGGATCTCGGATTGCAAAActagaaagcagcagtgaaaaagcATCTGATACATGCAGCAGACTGAAGTTATTTTGA